From Aedes albopictus strain Foshan chromosome 1, AalbF5, whole genome shotgun sequence, one genomic window encodes:
- the LOC109433636 gene encoding transferrin, translating to MTAVSVMLSVVALLLFGQSHGQQKETFKLCVPHQIMDACQELMAKPDAAIQVQCIAGRDRMECLEKVNTREADFVAVDPEDMYVAYHMANQDFSVFTEFRTLEEPKAEFRYEGIILVRKSDNFRSLADLRGKKSCHTGYGRNVGYKIPITKLKAAGLFKLATDPELSPLEKELKGLSELFGSSCLVGKYSPNDEVNRLLKKRYSNLCSLCERPEVCDYPDKYSGYDGAIRCLVENNGDVAFTKVIFVNKYFGLPVGGAPAQPALNPNARTEDFVYLCEDGSTRPITGPACSWAQRPWQGYMGNGDINARFQRLQQRLQQFYQDAKNSANTDKALKMWVDRKNVLVDREVPVQPGDHLNRAQYKDVIERDGPFENKIKLCVTSLIELNKCEVMQKAAYSRDVRPAFECVMKAKDSCVEAVRRGEADVVVLKGEDQQASSTTNLKAILFEKYEDGDVMVAVADNDISRDQVLKAPLEFDSTDPRAYSAALFFNDKRQLKSCPNKLTSTAGAPIQIVSAQDLTRLGANKKLICPSLELQPIGNYQTCNVDYTLPTGIFVRKDITGQLEDNVAHAFVALSDKFGHGAKTEVVFEMFGEFKPGAKNVLFHDRAAKFGVAGNKIGDVDPSNYQRLMCLQR from the exons ATGACGGCGGTGTCAGTTATGTTATCAGTAGTCGCGCTGCTTCTGTTCGGCCAAAGTCATGGCCAACAGAAGGAAACTTTCAAACTTTGCGTTCCGCACCAGATCATGGATGCCTGCCAGGAACTGATGGCCAAACCGGATGCGGCCATCCAGGTGCAGTGCATAGCCGGACGTGATCGCATGGAGTGTCTGGAGAAGGTCAACACCCGAGAAGCGGACTTTGTGGCCGTCGATCCGGAAGATATGTACGTGGCCTATCATATGGCCAATCAGGACTTTAGCGTGTTCACCGAGTTCCGCACGCTGGAAGAACCGAAGGCCGAGTTCCGTTACGAGGGCATCATTCTGGTGAGAAAGAGTGACAACTTCCGCAGTTTGGCTGATTTGAGGGGCAAGAAGTCCTGTCATACGGGATATGGCCGGAACGTTGGGTATAAGATCCCCATCACCAAACTGAAGGCAGCTGGACTGTTCAAGTTGGCCACCGATCCGGAGTTGTCTCCGTTGGAGAAGGAACTGAAGGGGCTGTCCGAACTGTTCGGAAGTTCGTGCTTGGTTGGAAAATACTCTCCCAACGATGAAGTTAACCGATTGCTGAAGAAACGCTACTCGAACTTGTGTTCGCTGTGTGAACGACCGGAAGTGTGTGACTATCCGGACAAGTACTCCGGATATGATGGCGCGATTCGGTGTCTGGTGGAGAACAATGGCGACGTGGCGTTCACTAAGGTCATCTTCGTGAACAAGTACTTCGGTCTGCCGGTGGGAGGTGCTCCGGCTCAACCGGCCTTGAACCCAAATGCGCGTACCGAAGACTTCGTCTATCTGTGTGAGGATGGCTCAACTCGTCCGATCACTGGGCCGGCTTGCTCGTGGGCTCAACGACCTTGGCAAGGATACATGGGCAATGGAGACATCAACGCCCGATTCCAGCGGCTGCAGCAGCGTCTCCAACAATTCTACCAGGATGCCAAGAACTCGGCCAACACCGATAAAGCCCTCAAGATGTGGGTCGATCGTAAGAATGTTCTGGTTGATCGCGAAGTTCCAGTTCAACCGGGAGATCATTTGAACCGAGCCCAGTACAAGGACGTGATCGAGCGCGATGGTCCATTCGAGAACAAGATCAAGCTGTGCGTTACTTCCCTGATCGAGTTGAACAAGTGCGAAGTCATGCAGAAGGCTGCCTATTCCCGGGATGTTCGTCCTGCGTTCGAATGCGTCATGAAGGCCAAGGATAGCTGCGTCGAAGCCGTACGCCGTGGAGAAGCTGATGTCGTAGTGTTGAAGGGCGAAGATCAACAGGCATCTTCTACAACCAATCTTAAGGCAATTCTGTTCGAAAAGTACGAGGATGGTGACGTGATGGTTGCGGTCGCCGACAACGATATCAGCCGTGATCAAGTGCTGAAGGCTCCACT GGAATTCGACTCGACGGATCCGCGTGCCTATTCGGCGGCTCTCTTCTTCAACGACAAGCGCCAGCTCAAATCCTGCCCGAACAAGCTGACCTCGACAGCTGGAGCCCCGATCCAGATCGTATCCGCTCAGGATCTGACCCGACTGGGAGCGAACAAGAAGCTGATCTGCCCAAGCCTAGAACTCCAACCCATCGGAAACTATCAGACGTGCAATGTTGACTACACCCTACCGACGGGAATCTTCGTACGGAAGGACATCACCGGTCAGTTGGAGGATAACGTTGCCCATGCATTCGTGGCCCTATCGGACAAGTTCGGACACGGAGCCAAGACCGAGGTGGTGTTCGAGATGTTTGGCGAGTTCAAACCGGGAGCGAAGAACGTGCTGTTCCACGATCGTGCCGCCAAGTTTGGCGTGGCGGGCAACAAGATCGGCGATGTGGACCCGAGTAACTACCAGCGATTGATGTGCTTGCAACGATAA